A portion of the Magnolia sinica isolate HGM2019 chromosome 17, MsV1, whole genome shotgun sequence genome contains these proteins:
- the LOC131230820 gene encoding uncharacterized protein LOC131230820 — MVLVVSTTTPTHGSTFLTCCDCNKVGHVVAQCKEWCTYCRRIGHGIRDCRTRAYASSFGRGRGGHGRGRGRALSATTATISSEPSISDSASTVSAEGLSSPLTPAMLQQIVQALFAAGMSGSGNGEGTWDG, encoded by the exons atggtgcttgttgtgtccaccactacaccaacacaTGGTTCCACTTTTTTGACTTGTTGCgactgcaacaaggtgggtcatgttgtcgctcaatgcaaagaatggtgcacTTATTGTCGACGGATTGGTCATGGTATTCGAGACTGCCGaacacgtgcctatgcatcttctttcggccgtggacgtggtggtcatggtcgtggccgtggtcgtgctctttctgctactactgccactatttcttccgagccgtctattagtgattctgcatctactgtttctgctgaaggtctttcatcacctttaactcctgcgatgctccagcaaatcgttcaggccctttttgcggccggtatgtcag gatctggcaacggggaaggtacttgggatgggtag